Part of the Polycladomyces zharkentensis genome is shown below.
AGCATGGTGTTGTCTTTGGAAGCGTCTACACGGGAAGAAGCAATCCGGCAATTGTCCGAACGTCTGCAACAACAGGGTATGATCACCGACGTCGAGGGTTATCTGCAGGATGTGGAGCAGCGGGAGAAGCTGGGCTCTACGGCGATCGGATTCGATGTTGCCATTCCCCACGCCAAATCCGCATCCGTTACACAGCCGGCGGTGGCATTTGCCCGATTGTCCGAGTCGATTTACTGGGATGCCGATAAAGAGGAGACGGTGCGAC
Proteins encoded:
- a CDS encoding PTS sugar transporter subunit IIA → MDLKTVIKPDSMVLSLEASTREEAIRQLSERLQQQGMITDVEGYLQDVEQREKLGSTAIGFDVAIPHAKSASVTQPAVAFARLSESIYWDADKEETVRLVFLIAVPREQAGNEHLQILAALSRKLMHAEVRNRLMQAETKEEILDALAS